A segment of the Branchiostoma floridae strain S238N-H82 chromosome 10, Bfl_VNyyK, whole genome shotgun sequence genome:
acacacatacatgcacacacgaacacaatgtacaaacaCGCGCATataccatttctctctctcacacacacacacacgcgaactcacaaacacgcacacgtacacacacacactgacacaaacaGTGAAACACTGTGAGAAACAAACAACTTAGAAAGACAAGCATGCCATGAAGACAAAGAAAAGTGACAGTTTGCCAATCCAACTGCCCACGTGTCACAGGTAGCAGCTGCTTCGTACTATTTGTGTAACATTATGCACATCCTATACTGTATATTATctaaccgcccccctccccatccatcGCCACGCAGTGCGGTGTAGAGTCATCATACTGATTTTAGAACTTCAGATCGCTGAAGTAACAAAATAACTTGGAATTCCTTACTTGCAACAAGGCGTGAAGACAACAACCCAAATCTCTCCGCGGCTGCAATGCTATAAAAATATTTCCTAAACATTGATACCGGCGAGTTGTCGAACTACGAGACTACACCTGCGTGTCCTCACTTCCGGGTTTCGAGATGGATTGTGGGTAATGCGTCATATCATCACAAAACTTGGCGTGGAGAAAGTTTGTTGGAACCAAAGTGTTGCTAGCAATAGTCTGCTGTGTTATGCGCTTTTCCAAGTTCAAAGGACTGCTGATGTATCTAATATGACATTTTCACTGCACACTGGACTGAGCCGGACTGAAGTATGACTGAAGCAAGGACCTGATTGTGTTTGGGCTTTTACCACTTTATAGCAATTTTTTAGAACTATTCAATAGCCTAATTGCTCTATTATTGCTTCCCATCGACAATAAATATTTAAGGGGCCCTCATTAAATGCTCTAACTTCATcttttaaattttaaaaattccaCAGTATTCCAATACAGTGTGCAGTGACTGTAGCAAAATATCACATGGTAAAGCATCCCCATGGTTCATGTGGACCAGTCCAACTCACCTGGCTTGACGTCATGAATTTTGTACGGGCGAAAAACAGCTCACGGCTGTGAACTTTTTGGCTACTTATTTCGGAACTTTTCAGTCGACTCGAAGACAGGAGCACCTTGGCGAATCATTGAGGGACTGTTTTGAGATTTTATCAAGCGGCATTTGGGGTCAGGTGGGTGTCATGATTTTACATTAAGCGTTCTCTGAGTAACTTAAGTGACTTGTAATCTCACCTGTATTATCCGCTTAACATATGACCTCGTCGTCGTCGTTTTATTTTTCCCAAAAGCTGCAACCGAGCACAGTTATATGAGATAGAAGTCCCGAGCTTGGCTTATCTGTTTGGACTGATAGTTGCATGCATATGATCTTGGTAGATGTGAGGTCGTTGATCAAAGTACCTGCAGTTACAATACAATGTTGTAAGTTGTAATACACCTGCAGTGGACAACCGTAACTTTAAAAATGTCGGCCTCCATTTTTCCTGTACAATATTCTCAAATCAATCGAGAAAATTGCCTCATCTTTCGCGTGAGAATGTCACAATTTAATGATGACTGGTGCTTCACTAAGTATAAAATCCATAAATGTTCGAGGTGGCCGCctcaccgcgaactcaaaaccaccgcgaacatttttgtcCTGTCTTTTACCTGCCAAACCCATTGTCttaacactacatgtacaatcattacCTTACATGTTGCAGTCTTGTGATGTGTAGGTGGCGCCTGTTACGATGAAGACGCATAAAAATGCTTACAAAGACTACAAACAGAACCTTAGGTCATTGAACATTGAAAAGTACATAATCATAAAGAAGTGTTATGTATCCAGAGGGTAGATAAATGTAccgttagatcagtgacagttcaAGTTCAAGGGTCACGCCAGCACTGCCGGAATCCGGAAGtgactgttctgttctgttcgcCTATGCACCATTACCCAGTCTCTAGTAGGTGAAGCTCTCCGTAAAGTCGAGTGTTTCCCGagtttattgtacagtttgtgACTATAGCGTTAttgcgaactcaaaaccaccgcggagATTCCATTTTCTCTGTCCATGACCACTATAGCTAGAGCTACCTATCCAAGTATAACTAAGAGTGGTATTGTGCTAGGTATGTAGACATATTTAACACAGAAACCGCAATATATGCAGTAACTCTACATTTTTATTAAAGATACATCAAACACAAATGCCATTTTGATGTGAATGGACGAGACAAATGGTGTATAATAACTTCAGTTATACAGCTTATATCTTCACATCATGGACAATAGAATATTTAACGAAATAAGCAAATATTGCATGATAACAAATGCAAAGACAAAGTTTGTGTGGTCAACATAATTTCACAACTGACACGAGAAAAGTGAAGCAAACTACCCCGTTAAGTTAAAAGTTCTTTTAAGCATTGTCAGGAAGAGTATTCAAATTAACAATGTGTCTAAGCATGCCATAAAACTTGCAAAAAGAGAACTGAGCGCTGGCCATGTAACAACATGTAGGGCAGTGTACTTTATACCTTGGCATAACGGTATCACCAATGCTTAAAACCGCGTCATAGTGTTTTGTGGCGGCGACAGATTTTGCATAAGTGTTCAAATTCTAATTGTGAACTATTCTTTCTATATCTACAATATGCAGAATTGCTGTAACTCCTGAGGAGTGTTAAAGGGACCCAACAATGGCAATGCCATATCCGCGGAACACCAGGACCTGTGTGAGACCGCTATGGCGGACACTCCTTGCATTTATGTACAACCTACTCGTATCCCCTTGGATGAGGCTGTTCTGCCATTTCATTCGTCACCAAGAAGGTAATAAATTTGTCATTATTGTTTAAGATCAATGACTAACTGCAATGGAGAGTGTGTATCTAATCCTTACTACTAAACAATGATCGCATGTAATGTGGGATCCAGCATCCATATGAcaatatatatatggatatatatTTGTGATTTGGCATTTAGTATAGATTGATAGCATAATTCCATTGTATGAATGCAAAGACAAGAATAAGATATTAGCTAACATACTTATAATATTATCTTATGATCATTGCGATATTAATGATAACGTCATTATCAAATTCAATTTGAGTCTCATAGACGAGTAGCATGGCCATTTTAAAGTTCGCCAGTTCCTTGCAGATTCGCACCCTGCTTCAGTTCCAAGGGAGCCTATTGCAGCCTCACCAGACATCCAACAAGCGGTATCCGAGAGTACAAATCGGCCCACCCCTGTACTGTCCGTATCCCAACCTGAAGAGTCAAGTGAACCCGAAGATTCAAGTGTCGTCTCCGTCTTTGTGACATCGAAGACGGACATCGCCTATGATGATCATGCCCAAGTATCAGTCAACCCCGCAAACGTCAACGTGCCTGAGAGTGAGGTGGGAGAGGGAGTCGACGAAACCCTGTTCAAAACCACAATCAAGGGGCGCAACGAAGACCTGCTGTACCTTCTCCGAAAACTTGACGGTGACTCTCGTGCCATCGCTATTGTTCGCAAACTTCTACAAGAGACCCTTGAGCAGGACGGTGTAAGCTACACTGACGAAACCAGCGATGAGGAAACGTCTCTTTACGTAAGTGTGGACCTTGCCCTAGAAGACGACGGAGATGACGACGTCGATGCCATGAAGGACCACACCCAGGAAGCGTCCTCAGCGTCACCTCTTGATGAGACAGCTGCTACCGCAGGCAAAAACGTGGCAGAAGAACCTTCCGGAGACCAGGACACAACTGAAGAGACAGCTGGTGCCGAAACTGACCAAACAGTCAGCGGGAGTAACCGCAACGATATTGGACCCCTTCGATCCCTGACAGCTGAGGTCAGTGTCTGCTATGGGTTACAAACGTATCCCAAACTTGATGATATTTTACAGTCGTTTACTGTGTTCATCAACAAAAGAAGTAGAAAGAATCtatactgtttgttttgttgataaTCACAGGAAAGGAACACGGCATCTGACTACTTCACCGGCACTCCTGACAACAGTCGTCCGCCAGACAACGATGACCAGGAACAACAAGAGAATTGTGACATTGACAGCGGGCCCCATGAGATGCTCCACCTGGATCATCTTGAACCATCAAACACGGTAATTAAATTTTCACCCTTACACCAAGATTGTATGGGGGTACAGTGGGACACTATTATTATAGTAATGTCCCACTGCGTTCTCCTCGGTATTATAGTTATGCTACTAATACTGCGCGTTCTCCTAGACCTTGAGAGCCTCACCCGCGGCCTATACAATATAGGTATGCCTTAGACAGGCTCCGCTAACCCGGGCGGAGGTTTCCACTGatcagctgtcagccaatcagagaatcgtcTTTACCTGAAGAAAACATTCAGGCGATTCTCTGATTAGATGACAATTGGTTAGAAGTTTTAGAAGCCATGGCCATGTTcacaaaagtggaaacttcAGCCAGGTTTAGCCGATGAGTGCctcatgtatattttgtaggCAGCTGGCGATGCTCTGTGTATGAAATGGTCTTCTTGCAAGTGATCAGCTGTGTAGACCAAATGTCATTAGTCTGTGTTTTAGAGCGTCTATTTTGAAATCCTATACGAGAGAAAAACTCACCCATCTCTATTGTTATCTCTCCCTTGTAAGACTGGCTGCGCACTGAAACAGAGGGATTGCTTCAACGCCGATACCTTTGATGAGACAACTGGGCCATCAGGACTGTTTGAGATAGAGGTACCGGTGAGTATCCAGCGTATAACGAGACCTCAAAACAAAAGCTCAAAACTACAAAATCCTTACTGAATTGTACATATTGCCCTTAGCCCTATGGACGCTTGATAGCATGCTATTGTATCTTATTGGCAGACCCGGACAGAAATTTGGAGTTCACGTTTAGTTTTCACAAAGATCGATTGATAAAAAGTGTCGATATCTATGTATGTTGCGGTCAAATTCCCAAATCAGGGCCCTGTCGGAAAGTTACAGGATTagttacacaaaataaagctgtTTATCAAGTAATGGTCACACATTATGCTCATCGACCCTTCTTTCttcatgttttgtgtgtttgtgcccCTTTCATATCATACATAATTCGTTCGATTCCTGAGGGGGCCCTTTCTGGAAATGTGACCGCAACATTCATGTATATGCATACACTCTTTAGGAGAACCCTGGACCACCCAATGCCAATGGCGCGGACGGCTTAGTACACGATGAAGAAACTGAGCGCACGCGGAAGGATGACTGTGGTGGGATCAACGTTGAGGTGGACAGCGGCCCGAAGGAAATGCTCCACGGCGTGTCATTTTCGAAAGCCCTGGTAGGACATACTGTCTATAATTCCGCACATGGTTAATACtgggtacagtagaagccgtttaattgcacagcctattctccatcgtatttcgtgcaattatccggctggtggaACCATGCGAAGTCACTCAGCTGGACCGCAtcggtttgggattttaggattccgtgcagttaacagaagtatgCGATAATCCGTTATGCAatcaactggcttctactgtacatgataTTCGTATGAATAATTCTTGTTCTTGCTTTACCGATAAGATTTCTTTTAAATCTCTGTGAATAAGTATCATATTAGAAAACACAGCATTGTCACAGTGATACATTTAACGGAATTGCGCATCACAGAACTAGTTCACTTAAATCTTACTTTGTTGTGCTGAACAATCCACAGGAGGACATCCGACTGAACCACGGCGATGATGAGGACAATGAACCCAACAGACGTTACCATGGCGATGTCTGTTGCGGGGATGTTCaggtaagaaaaaaactttatcAACACGTTTTTTCATATAAAAATCTATTGTAGAAATTTGCTATAACAGGGGAGCTCAGTTGATATTCATAGCTATATATCTACAGTGACAGTAAACCTTTGTCCCAGCACAAGGGAGCGAGGAAGGTcctttctgtgacgtcatcacacaCCTTTTGATTTGTCCTACCAGAGAGCACACAGTAAACAATTAGTTTTCAGAAAAGACGAACACGTTACGTGAATGATAGGCATTTTAAAGGCTACTTTTAGCCCTGAAAAGTATTCATGATTGGTCATATCTACAACAGAGAGCCTTTAAGTAGCTTTGGACCAAATCACTTTTAAAGAATGTGAAAATTGTCATGACGACATATATGTATTCTTTGTAGCCCCCACGGGATGCCTGGGGCCTTGAACGCCACGAGGAGGTCGCAGATAAAGGACTTGTTGTCTCAGCGATGAAACATGTCTCAAAACCGGCTGGACAAGACACGGGGTAAGGTTTCAATAAGTAAGACTATTTCATATTAAGCATGCTTTTGAATAGGAAAGAGATTAAAGAGACGTTACTTAA
Coding sequences within it:
- the LOC118424857 gene encoding uncharacterized protein LOC118424857; its protein translation is MAMPYPRNTRTCVRPLWRTLLAFMYNLLVSPWMRLFCHFIRHQEDSHPASVPREPIAASPDIQQAVSESTNRPTPVLSVSQPEESSEPEDSSVVSVFVTSKTDIAYDDHAQVSVNPANVNVPESEVGEGVDETLFKTTIKGRNEDLLYLLRKLDGDSRAIAIVRKLLQETLEQDGVSYTDETSDEETSLYVSVDLALEDDGDDDVDAMKDHTQEASSASPLDETAATAGKNVAEEPSGDQDTTEETAGAETDQTVSGSNRNDIGPLRSLTAEERNTASDYFTGTPDNSRPPDNDDQEQQENCDIDSGPHEMLHLDHLEPSNTTGCALKQRDCFNADTFDETTGPSGLFEIEVPENPGPPNANGADGLVHDEETERTRKDDCGGINVEVDSGPKEMLHGVSFSKALEDIRLNHGDDEDNEPNRRYHGDVCCGDVQPPRDAWGLERHEEVADKGLVVSAMKHVSKPAGQDTGIVGQDMDDPKLSIEGNSRASFDMGQQGLRVNNNNNDAMGRTPDMDCG